One window of the Mytilus galloprovincialis chromosome 14, xbMytGall1.hap1.1, whole genome shotgun sequence genome contains the following:
- the LOC143058490 gene encoding uncharacterized protein LOC143058490 yields MIKMVYNFFSSSIADFMKQMHKKRTVPPNDVQKPEESEEESADYTEIAEGYNLHTTSQGNDNPVISAVTRIGVRNKVTALVSVEHASISLDNGSNVSENVDDDYEHPYNTLSADNRAKDDHTYVTIKGNSNYENSHPFKNAACGRFIDKNRHKINKI; encoded by the exons ATGATAAAGATGGTATACAATTTTTTCTCCTCATCAATTGCAGATTTCATGAAACAGATGCACAAGAAAAG GACGGTACCTCCAAATGATGTCCAAAAACCTGAAGAATCTGAGGAGGAAAGCGCTGATTATACAGAGATAGCTGAAGGTTATAACCTACATACCACATCGCAAG GAAATGATAATCCGGTTATATCAGCAGTCACACGAATTGGTGTTAGAAATAAAGTTACAGCCCTAGTGTCCGTAGAACATGCATCCATATCCTTGGACAATGGCAGTAATGTGTCAGAAAATGTTGACGATGATTATGAACATCCTTACAATACACTGAGTGCTGATAATCGAGCAAAAGACGATCATACCTATGTCACGATCAAAGGGAATTCAAACTATGAAAATTCACATCCTTTTAAGAATGCTGCATGCGGACGTTTCATTGACAAGAATCgtcacaaaataaacaaaatataa